In the genome of Vibrio sp. 16, one region contains:
- a CDS encoding mechanosensitive ion channel family protein, which yields MNAFDTAISWLEMTLFTFNEQPVTLWAILAVPTWVVVSLWVSKLIIKGVCARLTSSGKDPNIVHLIERVLFVVALAVIFLTTLSMLNIPITAFAFLSGAIAIGFGFGAQNIINNFISGWILIGEKPIRIGDFLEVEGAKGTVEQINTRSTRIRRVDGVHMLIPNSKLLENTVINWTLRDKLVRGSVVVGVAYGSDVRLVETLMREITSSNPKVLKTPEMAVFFQDFGDNALIFETFFWINSQVEGGVRAVTSEIRFAIDEAFKQHEITIAYPQRDIHLDGAIKIVRERR from the coding sequence ATGAATGCATTTGATACGGCGATCTCTTGGTTAGAGATGACGCTTTTTACCTTTAATGAACAACCGGTTACCTTGTGGGCTATTTTAGCGGTGCCGACTTGGGTGGTGGTTAGTTTATGGGTTTCAAAGCTTATTATTAAAGGTGTGTGTGCTCGCCTAACCTCATCTGGCAAGGACCCGAATATTGTCCACTTGATTGAGCGCGTGTTGTTTGTTGTCGCCCTTGCGGTCATTTTCCTGACCACTTTGTCGATGCTCAATATCCCGATTACCGCTTTTGCGTTTCTCTCGGGTGCGATAGCAATCGGCTTTGGTTTTGGTGCGCAGAACATCATTAACAACTTCATCAGTGGTTGGATATTGATAGGCGAAAAGCCCATTCGTATTGGTGACTTCCTTGAGGTTGAAGGGGCAAAAGGGACTGTGGAACAAATCAACACGCGTTCTACTCGAATTCGACGCGTCGATGGCGTCCATATGTTGATTCCTAACAGCAAGTTGTTGGAAAACACGGTGATCAACTGGACCTTGCGCGATAAATTGGTTCGTGGCTCTGTGGTAGTGGGTGTTGCCTATGGCAGTGATGTTCGCTTGGTGGAAACCCTGATGCGAGAGATCACGTCAAGTAACCCTAAGGTGCTGAAAACACCTGAAATGGCGGTGTTCTTTCAGGACTTTGGTGACAACGCGTTAATTTTTGAAACCTTCTTTTGGATAAATTCTCAAGTGGAAGGGGGCGTTCGTGCTGTGACCAGTGAGATTCGTTTCGCCATTGATGAGGCGTTTAAACAGCATGAAATTACTATCGCCTACCCGCAGCGGGATATTCACTTAGATGGTGCGATTAAAATTGTACGCGAGCGGCGTT
- a CDS encoding ATP-dependent zinc protease produces MATSSKEKVIIGRLESISLPDLGIENLTVRVDSGAQTSSLHVDNITLITIHGKPGIQFDIHPEVHNVDKVVRCKAELYDLRKVKSSNGVSEQRYVIETNVKLGGLEWPIQITLTDRSDMTYLMLLGRQAMGKKFLIDPSQVFCGGSAKQI; encoded by the coding sequence ATGGCAACCAGTAGCAAAGAAAAAGTCATTATTGGACGTCTTGAAAGCATTTCATTGCCCGATCTTGGCATTGAAAACCTGACCGTTCGGGTCGACTCCGGTGCTCAGACGTCCTCGTTGCACGTCGACAATATTACGTTGATCACCATACACGGTAAGCCAGGTATTCAGTTCGACATTCACCCCGAGGTGCACAACGTTGATAAAGTGGTGCGCTGTAAAGCCGAGCTGTATGACCTGCGCAAAGTGAAATCCTCAAACGGTGTTTCTGAGCAGCGCTATGTGATTGAAACCAATGTGAAATTGGGTGGGTTAGAGTGGCCAATCCAAATCACCTTGACCGACCGCTCTGACATGACGTACTTGATGCTGCTTGGTCGTCAAGCGATGGGGAAAAAGTTCCTTATTGATCCGTCACAAGTATTCTGCGGTGGGAGTGCTAAACAGATATGA
- a CDS encoding succinylglutamate desuccinylase/aspartoacylase family protein yields MSELRIGTHTILPGQRTKIALPVAKLYTDADVSLPVYIIRGKREGPTIFVSAAVHGDELNGIEIVHRIINMKRFKVIRGTVIFVPMVNVHGVIHQSRYLPDRRDLNRSFPGSPKGSLAARVANIFKTEIIDKCQYGIDLHTGAIHRTNLPQIRANVEDEVTAQLANAFGAPVVLHSEEIDGSLRDCAANSNTKVLVYEGGEALRFDETSIRMGTRGVIRVLRHLNMVSKSRRLRDVPEPVIARGSQWVRGSASGIVKHRYQLGDYVKKGDQLATISSAYGEELAVIVAPRTGVIIGKQNIPLVQEGEAMYHIAYFHEDEQTIAQQIDKLSEDVASREIKEGM; encoded by the coding sequence ATGTCAGAGCTCCGTATTGGTACACACACAATATTGCCCGGTCAACGCACTAAAATAGCGTTGCCCGTGGCGAAGTTGTACACCGACGCTGACGTTTCTTTGCCGGTATACATTATTCGCGGCAAACGTGAAGGCCCGACAATTTTTGTCAGTGCCGCCGTCCATGGTGACGAACTGAATGGCATTGAAATTGTTCATCGCATTATCAATATGAAGCGTTTTAAGGTGATTCGAGGCACGGTGATTTTTGTGCCAATGGTGAATGTGCATGGTGTGATCCACCAAAGCCGCTACTTGCCGGACCGTCGTGATCTCAACCGTAGCTTCCCCGGCTCACCGAAAGGCTCCCTTGCGGCGCGGGTGGCAAACATATTTAAAACCGAGATCATCGATAAGTGTCAGTACGGTATAGATCTGCATACCGGTGCCATCCACCGAACCAACTTGCCGCAAATTCGCGCCAATGTGGAAGATGAAGTCACCGCGCAGCTGGCGAATGCGTTTGGTGCACCAGTGGTACTGCATTCGGAAGAGATTGATGGCTCGTTGCGTGATTGTGCCGCGAACTCGAATACTAAAGTGCTGGTGTACGAGGGTGGCGAAGCGTTGCGATTTGATGAAACCTCGATCCGCATGGGAACACGAGGTGTCATTCGAGTCTTGCGTCATCTCAACATGGTGAGCAAAAGTCGCCGACTTCGTGATGTACCAGAGCCAGTGATTGCGCGTGGTAGCCAGTGGGTGAGGGGCAGTGCGAGTGGCATTGTCAAACACCGATACCAACTGGGTGACTACGTGAAAAAAGGCGATCAGCTCGCAACCATCAGCAGTGCCTATGGCGAAGAATTAGCGGTGATCGTCGCGCCGAGAACTGGGGTCATCATTGGTAAGCAGAACATTCCCTTAGTTCAAGAAGGGGAAGCGATGTATCACATTGCTTACTTCCATGAAGATGAACAGACCATAGCCCAGCAAATTGACAAGCTGTCTGAGGATGTGGCCTCACGAGAAATTAAGGAAGGTATGTAA
- the rimK gene encoding 30S ribosomal protein S6--L-glutamate ligase, protein MKIAILSRNQNLYSTKRLVEAGIARGHEVDVIDTLHCYMDITSSRPTVRYQGNELPLYDAVIPRIGSSITFYGTAVARQFEMMGTFNVNESVAISRSRDKLRSLQLLSRKGVGLPRTGFASKPDNIKDLIKNVGGAPLVIKLLEGTQGIGVVLAETSKAAESIIEAFMGLKANILIQEYIKESGGADIRCLVIGGRVVAAMKRQAAEGEFRSNLHRGGSAEVIRLTKEERETAVSAAKIMGLNFCGVDLLRSNNGPMVMEVNSSPGLEGIEKATNLDVAGKLYEFIEKNAKFNANKTRGKG, encoded by the coding sequence ATGAAAATCGCCATCTTATCGAGAAATCAGAATCTATATTCAACCAAACGTCTAGTTGAAGCGGGCATTGCACGCGGTCATGAAGTGGATGTTATCGACACACTTCACTGCTACATGGACATCACCAGCAGCCGGCCAACGGTGCGCTACCAAGGTAACGAATTGCCATTGTATGACGCGGTGATCCCACGTATTGGCTCTTCCATTACTTTCTATGGTACGGCGGTGGCGAGACAGTTCGAGATGATGGGTACATTTAACGTCAATGAATCTGTGGCGATCAGCCGTTCACGCGATAAGTTGCGTTCTTTACAGTTGTTGTCTCGAAAAGGCGTCGGGCTACCTAGAACCGGTTTTGCGAGCAAACCTGACAACATTAAAGACCTTATCAAAAATGTCGGTGGCGCCCCTTTGGTGATTAAGTTACTCGAAGGTACCCAAGGCATCGGTGTGGTATTGGCTGAAACGTCAAAAGCTGCGGAGAGCATCATCGAAGCCTTTATGGGCTTGAAAGCCAACATTTTGATTCAAGAATACATCAAGGAATCAGGCGGTGCGGATATTCGCTGTTTGGTGATTGGCGGGCGTGTCGTCGCGGCGATGAAGCGTCAAGCGGCAGAAGGGGAATTTCGTTCTAATTTGCATCGTGGTGGCTCGGCAGAAGTGATCCGTTTAACCAAAGAAGAGCGTGAAACGGCAGTCAGTGCGGCCAAAATCATGGGTCTGAATTTCTGTGGTGTGGATTTGCTGCGTTCCAATAATGGTCCAATGGTGATGGAGGTGAACTCGTCACCCGGTCTAGAAGGCATCGAGAAAGCAACCAACTTAGACGTGGCGGGCAAGCTGTACGAGTTTATTGAAAAGAACGCCAAGTTTAACGCCAATAAAACCCGTGGTAAGGGGTAA
- a CDS encoding LysR substrate-binding domain-containing protein, whose product MKIELLKTFIDVSHTLHIRMSAQNLHLTQAAVSSRIKQLEDELGVLLFDRSNKRLKLTAEGDKLVKHANDMMAMWHKLKQEVGVTDSDGSQLFLGAMMSIWDMVLHDWLQKLHRNIDDVHLYTHTYSSVELRKRVLNRILDIGFLFEPPYTDEIISKKLCTVPLVLVSTDPIKQVTDIENFVMVDYGDTINSAFLHHFGKDLSPVHHMSQPNTAMSFILEAGGTAYLPRQMCFTQLRKQQLYLVPNTPTFQRDIHAIYLANSHKRELIEDSLMLFPYSIR is encoded by the coding sequence ATGAAAATTGAGTTGCTCAAAACCTTCATCGACGTCAGTCATACGCTGCATATTCGTATGTCCGCGCAAAACCTTCATTTAACGCAAGCGGCAGTTAGCTCGCGGATTAAACAGCTGGAAGATGAGCTGGGGGTACTGCTGTTTGACCGCTCGAACAAGCGCCTAAAGCTGACAGCAGAAGGGGATAAGCTGGTCAAGCATGCCAATGACATGATGGCCATGTGGCACAAGTTAAAACAAGAAGTTGGCGTCACTGACAGCGATGGTTCGCAGCTTTTTCTTGGCGCGATGATGTCCATCTGGGACATGGTGCTGCACGACTGGCTGCAAAAGCTTCACCGTAATATTGACGATGTGCACCTTTACACTCACACCTACTCTTCGGTCGAACTTCGTAAACGAGTGCTCAATCGGATTTTGGATATCGGCTTTCTCTTCGAGCCCCCCTACACCGACGAAATTATTTCGAAGAAACTGTGCACGGTGCCTTTGGTCTTGGTCAGCACAGACCCAATCAAGCAGGTAACCGACATCGAAAATTTCGTCATGGTTGACTACGGAGATACCATCAACTCGGCGTTTTTACATCATTTCGGCAAAGACCTTTCGCCAGTTCACCATATGAGTCAACCCAATACGGCCATGTCATTTATTTTAGAAGCCGGGGGGACCGCTTACTTGCCGCGCCAAATGTGCTTTACTCAACTGCGTAAACAGCAACTTTATCTTGTGCCGAATACGCCAACCTTTCAGCGTGACATTCATGCCATATACTTAGCCAATAGCCATAAAAGAGAGTTAATTGAAGATTCGCTGATGCTGTTCCCTTACAGCATTAGATAA
- a CDS encoding magnesium transporter CorA family protein — translation MLKAFYLKDDQLTEGGQELIEQWRLQGGQIWIDLYKEPLKEEESLLLNLGCHPLAIQDAQRDRRPPKVEEFENYTFVLYRGFSNVETHLDIKTMALGCFVGENILITRRVEHSFGIEALAKHRSLSKYLRSPSLMLSKIMNASAQRYTDAVLEAEDEISDLEDGMLTQSNDDLMHRLILLKSHLRKIHRIQSYHVKLVDQLMTEEFAYINIEDADIKHSLRDVFDKFDRLESLTSMYYDLCGDLIEGYISLSSHQLNKTMQLLTVVSAIFVPLTFVAGIYGMNFEYIPELTFKHGYFMLWGVMAIMATSLLYVFRRKRWL, via the coding sequence ATGCTCAAAGCGTTTTATCTCAAGGATGACCAGTTGACCGAAGGTGGTCAGGAACTGATTGAACAATGGCGCCTTCAAGGTGGTCAAATATGGATAGATCTCTACAAAGAACCATTGAAAGAAGAAGAGTCACTGTTACTCAATCTTGGCTGCCACCCGCTTGCGATTCAAGATGCACAGCGCGATCGCAGACCGCCAAAAGTCGAGGAATTCGAGAACTATACTTTCGTCCTCTACCGTGGGTTTAGCAATGTCGAGACGCATCTAGACATCAAAACCATGGCGCTTGGGTGCTTTGTGGGCGAGAACATCTTAATTACTCGTCGCGTCGAACACTCATTTGGTATCGAAGCGTTAGCGAAACACCGTTCATTGTCTAAGTATCTGCGCTCGCCGAGCTTAATGCTGAGTAAAATCATGAATGCGTCTGCGCAGCGCTATACCGACGCGGTTCTTGAGGCGGAAGATGAAATCAGTGACCTTGAAGATGGGATGCTCACTCAGTCCAATGATGACTTAATGCACCGCCTCATTTTGCTCAAATCCCACTTACGAAAAATACATCGTATTCAGTCCTACCACGTTAAATTGGTCGACCAACTGATGACGGAAGAGTTTGCTTACATCAATATAGAGGATGCAGACATTAAGCACAGCCTGCGCGATGTGTTTGATAAGTTTGACCGATTAGAAAGCCTTACGTCGATGTATTACGACTTGTGCGGTGACTTGATTGAAGGTTACATCTCGTTGAGCTCACACCAGCTGAATAAAACCATGCAGCTGCTTACGGTCGTCTCAGCGATTTTTGTCCCACTGACCTTTGTTGCTGGCATTTACGGAATGAACTTTGAATACATCCCTGAACTCACCTTTAAGCATGGTTACTTTATGCTTTGGGGCGTGATGGCGATTATGGCGACGTCACTTCTATACGTATTTAGACGCAAACGCTGGTTATAA
- the ahpC gene encoding alkyl hydroperoxide reductase subunit C — translation MINTQIKPFAATAYKNGEFVEVTEQDVLGKWAVFFFYPADFTFVCPTELGDLADHYEELQKRGVEVYSVSTDTHFTHKAWHDSSDTIGKIQYYMLGDQTGNITNNFGVMREGQGLADRATFLIDPEGTIQAMEITAEGIGRDAEDLLRKVKAAQYVAAHPGEVCPAKWKEGEETLAPSLDLVGKI, via the coding sequence ATGATTAACACTCAAATCAAACCATTTGCAGCAACAGCATACAAAAACGGCGAATTCGTTGAAGTAACAGAACAAGACGTTCTAGGTAAATGGGCAGTATTTTTCTTCTACCCAGCAGACTTCACGTTTGTATGTCCAACAGAACTGGGCGACCTTGCAGACCACTACGAAGAGCTACAAAAACGTGGCGTAGAAGTATACTCAGTATCAACTGACACACACTTCACTCACAAAGCATGGCACGACAGCTCAGACACAATCGGCAAGATTCAGTACTACATGCTTGGCGACCAAACAGGCAACATCACAAACAACTTCGGTGTGATGCGTGAAGGTCAAGGTCTTGCAGACCGCGCTACGTTCCTAATCGACCCAGAAGGCACTATCCAAGCAATGGAAATCACTGCTGAAGGTATCGGTCGTGACGCAGAAGACCTACTACGCAAAGTAAAAGCAGCTCAGTACGTAGCAGCACACCCAGGCGAAGTTTGCCCAGCAAAATGGAAAGAAGGCGAAGAGACACTAGCACCATCTCTAGACCTAGTTGGCAAAATCTAA
- the ahpF gene encoding alkyl hydroperoxide reductase subunit F, translating to MLDQAIQQQLKQYLANVKQEVRLVVSLDESKASNDILSLANQIAEMSDLITVERDDNASARKPVMAVTNPEKGTSLRFAGLPMGHEFTSLVLALLHSGGHPIKLEPEVIEQIAALDKDLDVEIFISLSCQNCPDVVQAFNMMAAINPKVKATMIDGGLFQDEVKKRDIMAVPSVFVNGELFGQGRMSLTEILNKVDDGASEKAAKALSEKDPYDVLVVGGGPGGSAAALYAARKGIRTGVVAKRFGGQVMDTMAIENFISVKRTEGPKLATDLAEHLKEYDVDVVTEQQAEKLMGAAHTEDGLIHIQLESGATLKGKSVILSPGARWREMNVPGEQEYRNKGVAYCPHCDGPLFKGKKTAVIGGGNSGIEAAIDLAGIVEHVTVLEFADVLRADQVLIDKANSLPNVDIITMAQTTEVVGDGTRVTSLKYKDRNTDEIKEIELSGIFVQIGLVPNTEWLKDSEVALSERGEIEVGSRGETSLEGVFAAGDATTVPYKQIIIAMGEGAKASLGAFDYLIRKQG from the coding sequence ATGTTAGACCAAGCAATCCAACAACAACTCAAACAATATCTGGCTAATGTAAAACAAGAAGTACGTTTAGTGGTTAGCCTAGATGAAAGCAAAGCATCAAACGACATTCTCTCTCTAGCGAATCAAATCGCAGAGATGAGCGACCTCATCACCGTTGAACGTGATGACAACGCAAGCGCACGTAAACCCGTGATGGCGGTAACCAACCCTGAGAAAGGCACATCACTGCGCTTTGCAGGCTTGCCAATGGGTCACGAGTTTACCTCTCTAGTATTGGCGCTGCTTCACTCTGGCGGACACCCAATCAAACTAGAGCCAGAAGTGATTGAGCAAATCGCAGCACTAGACAAAGATCTAGACGTAGAAATCTTCATTTCACTGTCGTGCCAAAACTGTCCGGACGTGGTTCAAGCGTTCAACATGATGGCGGCGATCAACCCGAAAGTAAAAGCAACCATGATCGACGGTGGCTTGTTCCAAGATGAAGTGAAAAAACGCGACATCATGGCAGTACCAAGCGTATTCGTGAACGGCGAGCTGTTCGGCCAAGGTCGTATGTCTCTGACTGAAATCCTTAACAAAGTGGATGATGGCGCGAGCGAAAAAGCGGCGAAAGCACTGAGCGAAAAAGACCCATACGACGTACTTGTTGTCGGCGGTGGTCCTGGTGGTAGCGCCGCTGCTCTATACGCCGCTCGTAAAGGTATTCGTACTGGCGTTGTTGCTAAGCGTTTTGGTGGTCAGGTCATGGACACTATGGCAATCGAGAACTTCATTTCGGTAAAACGTACTGAAGGTCCAAAACTGGCCACTGATCTAGCAGAACACCTAAAAGAATACGACGTAGACGTCGTGACTGAGCAACAAGCTGAGAAGCTAATGGGCGCAGCGCACACAGAAGATGGTTTGATTCACATCCAACTTGAAAGCGGCGCAACGCTGAAGGGTAAAAGTGTCATCCTTAGCCCAGGTGCACGCTGGCGTGAAATGAACGTTCCGGGTGAGCAAGAGTACCGCAACAAAGGTGTCGCGTACTGCCCACACTGTGACGGCCCACTGTTCAAAGGCAAGAAGACTGCGGTTATTGGTGGTGGTAACTCAGGCATCGAAGCGGCTATCGACCTTGCTGGTATCGTAGAGCACGTAACGGTTCTTGAATTCGCCGACGTACTTCGCGCAGACCAAGTGCTTATCGACAAAGCGAACTCACTACCCAACGTAGACATCATCACGATGGCGCAAACAACAGAAGTAGTAGGTGACGGTACGCGCGTAACAAGCTTGAAGTACAAAGACCGCAACACAGATGAAATCAAAGAGATTGAACTGTCAGGTATCTTTGTTCAAATTGGTCTAGTACCAAACACAGAGTGGCTCAAAGATTCAGAAGTCGCCCTGTCTGAGCGCGGTGAGATTGAAGTGGGTAGTCGTGGTGAAACCAGCTTAGAAGGTGTTTTCGCAGCGGGTGACGCAACCACCGTTCCTTACAAACAGATCATCATTGCGATGGGTGAAGGGGCAAAAGCAAGCTTAGGCGCATTTGACTACCTAATCCGTAAACAAGGTTAA
- a CDS encoding nucleotidyltransferase domain-containing protein, with the protein MEDVVSLEKRNLESLPLQNELVQSACAAFISEDDVVAAVLLGSLAAGKGDRVSDADILVFTQNDFHKAANSCFSVFESDKEIFYLLDGFHNDNAYFKKYIFNDLTSAEIHCLDVSEPFCISKPFKVLFDKNDIIEQRVTDAPAPKHEDFPAYTNGDEGLTWELFDCIKWMSRGNHELAKRHLKKLVDKF; encoded by the coding sequence ATGGAGGACGTTGTGAGTTTAGAAAAGCGTAATTTAGAGTCGCTACCTTTGCAAAATGAGTTGGTTCAATCAGCGTGCGCGGCATTTATATCTGAAGATGACGTGGTTGCCGCTGTGTTGCTAGGCTCGCTGGCGGCAGGGAAAGGCGATCGAGTCTCGGACGCTGACATTCTCGTTTTTACTCAAAATGACTTTCACAAAGCGGCAAACTCGTGCTTTTCCGTCTTCGAGAGTGATAAAGAAATTTTCTATCTGCTGGATGGTTTTCACAATGACAATGCGTACTTTAAGAAATACATTTTCAATGACTTAACCAGTGCTGAAATCCACTGCTTAGATGTGAGTGAACCATTTTGTATCTCAAAGCCTTTTAAAGTGCTATTCGACAAAAATGACATCATCGAGCAGAGGGTAACGGATGCGCCCGCGCCAAAACATGAGGACTTTCCCGCCTATACCAACGGTGACGAAGGGCTGACTTGGGAGCTGTTTGATTGTATTAAGTGGATGAGCCGTGGAAATCATGAATTGGCAAAGCGCCATCTAAAGAAGCTTGTCGATAAGTTCTAA